From the genome of Vicia villosa cultivar HV-30 ecotype Madison, WI linkage group LG2, Vvil1.0, whole genome shotgun sequence, one region includes:
- the LOC131651555 gene encoding uncharacterized protein LOC131651555 codes for MNYTNAQKVQFGFHMLEKEVEDWWGNIIQRFDEEGIEVTWALFSDAFLENYFPKDVSGKKEVEFLKLKQDNGTVGEYIARFQELIKYYPHYNTTNAEKSKCLKFVNGLRPKIKKAIGYQKISHFAELVNKSMIYYEGCRESAVHYKSMNDTKRKGQFTGKSYADKGK; via the coding sequence ATGAATTATACGAATGCCCAAAAGGTGCAGTTTGGTTTTCATATGCTTGAGAAGGAAGTTGAGGATTGGTGGGGTAACATTATTCAAaggtttgatgaagaaggaatTGAGGTTACTTGGGCTCTTTTTAGTGATGCATTTTTGGAGAATTATTTTCCAAAAGATGTGAGTGGGAAGAAAGAGGTTGAGTTTCTTAAGCTGAAGCAGGATAATGGAACTGTGGGAGAGTATATTGCAAGATTTCAAGAGTTGATTAAGTATTATCCTCATTACAACACTACTAATGCTGAGAAATCTAAGTGTCTCaagtttgtgaatggtttgagACCTAAGATTAAGAAGGCTATTGGTTATCAAAAAATTTCCCATTTTGCtgagttggttaacaagagtaTGATCTATTATGAGGGTTGTAGGGAGAGTGCTGTTCACTACAAGTCTATGAATGATACGAAAAGGAAAGGCCAATTCACAGGAAAGTCTTATGCTGATAAAGGGAAGTAG